The Littorina saxatilis isolate snail1 linkage group LG15, US_GU_Lsax_2.0, whole genome shotgun sequence genome contains a region encoding:
- the LOC138948635 gene encoding alpha-1,3-mannosyl-glycoprotein 4-beta-N-acetylglucosaminyltransferase C-like, with product MASFVYFVIMQQVAVDRKGSSIDEGVPGLYSRFTRSAPVTQHKNISRPESVPTNLPNRNSSVLLAGVPRRNQGYLTIGIPTLKRPKGEYFFNTLASLFNQSTPSQQQDMTVVVMLGDRDPVYNKLCLQKIQEKYPAKLREGLLLAVSSPNTDHLFEDDNIKRTFNDSVERVRWRSKQNLDYGALMEISANLSTYYLQIEDDVTAAPNYVQHIQDFVRANSHRTWAGLEVCPHGFIGKLFRSADLAKLVTLLRTFYLEMPCDFLIQHFYRLMLQTQVIRRKGNLFFHQGKYSSLNNVIRKTDKIPEQKHVAQVVKKAKNHVNPPATLYTSMTVYKNYAIAHAYKLDSVLFFWAKDVKDGDYVTIVFKDPIRMERLVVESGYRDKAGVARDIIHNATVEYGERAFIGSRESKAVCTDTQEMGEFRNGRFEKSLDTKKDVKCITIVITHSQKEWVVIGEIAVYLQRASSDSAVKV from the exons GTGTGCCTGGCCTGTATTCGCGTTTTACACGCAGCGCACCGGTCACTCAACACAAGAACATCTCCAGACCAGAGTCTGTACCCACTAACTTGCCAAACCGCAACAGTAGCGTTTTGCTGGCAGGGGTTCCCCGACGTAATCAAG GGTACCTGACCATAGGCATACCCACGCTGAAAAGACCCAAGGGAGAGTACTTCTTCAACACGCTTGCCTCCCTTTTCAACCAGAGCACTCCGTCCCAGCAGCAGGATATGACAGTCGTCGTCATGCTAGGTGACCGAGACCCTGTCTACAATAAACTGTGCCTACAGAAAATACAG GAAAAATACCCGGCGAAGCTGCGAGAGGGATTGCTGCTGGCTGTGAGCTCGCCCAATACAGACCACCTGTTTGAGGACGACAACATCAAACGCACTTTCAACGACAGCGTCGAGAGAGTCCGGTGGCGCTCCAAGCAGAATCTGGATTATGGTGCTTTGATGGAGATCTCTGCTAATCTCTCTACTTACTACTTGCAG ATCGAAGATGACGTCACAGCTGCGCCAAACTACGTGCAGCATATACAAGACTTCGTGCGCGCCAACTCTCACAGGACTTGGGCAGGGCTTGAGGTGTGTCCACACGGATTTATCGGCAAGCTGTTTCGCAGCGCCGACCTCGCAAAGCTGGTTACTCTGCTGAGGACGTTTTACTTGGAGATGCCTTGCGATTTTCTCATCCAGCATTTTTACCGTCTGATGCTCCAGACCCAGGTCATACGACGGAAAGGCAACTTGTTTTTCCATCAAG GCAAATACTCGTCGCTGAACAACGTGATACGCAAGACCGACAAAATCCCAGAGCAAAAGCACGTAGCGCAAGTAGTGAAGAAAGCCAAGAATCACGTCAACCCCCCAGCGACTCTCTATACTTCTATGACGGTGTACAAGAATTACGCCATCGCGCATGCGTACAAGCTGGATTCCGTCCTCTTCTTTTGGGCCAAAGACGTCAAAGATGGTGATTACGTCACCATCGTCTTCAAAGATCCGATCAGGATGGAGCGACTAGTTGTGGAATCCGGATATCGAGACAAG gCCGGAGTGGCACGGGACATTATTCACAACGCCACAGTGGAATATGGGGAGAGAGCCTTCATCGGGTCAAGAGAAAGCAAAGCGGTGTGCACAGACACGCAAGAGATGGGTGAATTTCGTAACGGGCGTTTCGAGAAATCGTTGGACACGAAGAAAGATGTGAAGTGCATCACTATCGTTATCACACATTCGCAAAAAGAGTGGGTGGTGATTGGAGAAATCGCGGTGTACCTCCAGAGAGCTTCGTCGGACAGTGCGGTGAAGGTTTGA